Proteins encoded together in one Camelina sativa cultivar DH55 chromosome 9, Cs, whole genome shotgun sequence window:
- the LOC104714433 gene encoding protein RTF1 homolog — translation MGDLENLLLEAAGRTNSAGRSRHSHPPSSRRREGSYSDGSSDSRDDSDEEDRGFASRKPSGSQVPLKKRLEAEREDRAARNEGGYGDGPSDHEGDSSEESDFGDDLYKNEEDRQKLAGMTEFQREMILAERADKKGDKNFTEKLRSKRENEKTPVSKKETQPLPASRGVRSSARSADRAAAKDDALNELRAKRKKQQDPAALRNLRDASKGGSGSRDFSSLKRKPLASSNLSNSSQSDSDSRSQSDDEGSNAGMDSDDDRSDMPTFEDIRDITIRRSKLAKWLMEPFFEEVIVGCFVRVGIGRSKSGPIYRLCMVRNVDATDPDKTYKLENKSTHKYLNVIWGNETSAARWQMAMVSDGHPLEEEYRQWIREVERTNGRMPTKQDIAEKKEAIQRINSFVYSAETVKQMLQEKKSASIRPMNVAAEKDRLRKELDIAESKNDEAGVERIKTKIKQLDASRNKKEVDKKALKLAEMNKKNRAENFKNASEVKSITASLKAGEAGYDPFSRRWTRSSNYYNGKNKGKDGAENEAAVATAAETNGADAGAGAEAIEAALEAAAEAGKLIDTRAPIGQGTEHNQLHNFELSVSLTALQKYGGPQGVQKAFMARKQLTEATVGCRVAENDGKRHGLTLTVSDYKRRRGLL, via the coding sequence ATGGGTGATTTAGAGAACTTGCTTTTGGAAGCTGCTGGGAGAACGAATTCAGCTGGGAGGAGCCGTCATTCTCATCCTCCTTCATCAAGGAGACGTGAGGGTTCTTATTCAGATGGTAGTAGTGATTCCAGGGAtgattctgatgaagaagatcgTGGCTTTGCGAGTAGGAAACCTTCTGGGTCTCAAGTACCTTTGAAGAAGAGATTGGAGGCAGAGAGAGAAGATCGAGCTGCTAGAAATGAAGGTGGTTATGGTGATGGACCATCTGATCATGAAGGTGACAGTAGCGAGGAATCTGATTTTGGGGATGACCTTTACAAGAACGAGGAAGACCGGCAGAAGCTTGCTGGAATGACAGAGTTTCAGAGAGAGATGATTTTGGCTGAACGTGCTGATAAAAAAGGTGATAAGAACTTCACTGAGAAACTTCGATCGAAGAGGGAGAACGAGAAGACCCCTGTTTCAAAAAAGGAGACTCAGCCTCTTCCTGCCTCTCGTGGTGTGCGTTCATCTGCTAGATCTGCAGACAGAGCGGCTGCAAAGGATGATGCCCTGAACGAATTGAGGGCTAAGCGTAAGAAGCAGCAGGACCCTGCAGCTCTCAGGAATCTCAGAGATGCATCAAAAGGTGGTTCAGGTAGTCGAGATTTCTCATCACTGAAGAGGAAACCATTAGCTTCCTCCAACTTGAGTAACTCCAGCCAAAGTGACAGTGATAGTAGGTCGCAGAGTGATGATGAAGGCTCGAATGCAGGAATGGATAGTGACGATGACAGGTCAGATATGCCTACGTTTGAGGATATTAGGGATATTACCATCAGACGGTCTAAGCTTGCCAAATGGCTGATGGAGCCTTTCTTTGAAGAGGTTATCGTTGGCTGCTTTGTTAGAGTTGGGATCGGAAGGTCAAAAAGTGGTCCAATCTACAGACTGTGCATGGTGAGGAATGTAGATGCAACTGATCCAGACAAGACTTACAAGCTAGAGAACAAAAGTACGCATAAGTACCTTAACGTCATTTGGGGAAATGAAACCTCGGCAGCTCGATGGCAGATGGCAATGGTCTCAGATGGCCATCCGCTGGAGGAAGAGTACAGGCAGTGGATTAGAGAGGTCGAGCGAACAAATGGTCGCATGCCCACAAAGCAAGATATAGCGGAGAAGAAAGAGGCGATCCAAAGAATAAACAGTTTCGTTTACTCTGCAGAAACCGTCAAACAGATGTTGCAGGAGAAAAAATCCGCCTCGATCAGGCCAATGAATGTTGCGGCCGAGAAAGATCGGCTTAGAAAAGAGTTGGATATTGCAGAGAGCAAAAATGATGAAGCAGGTGTAGAGAGGATCAAAACGAAAATCAAACAGCTTGACGCATCACGGAATAAGAAAGAGGTAGATAAAAAAGCACTCAAACTTGCCGAGATGAACAAGAAGAACAGAGCCGAGAATTTCAAGAATGCATCCGAGGTAAAATCAATAACAGCTAGTCTCAAAGCCGGTGAAGCTGGATATGATCCTTTCTCAAGGAGATGGACCCGATCATCGAACTACTACAACGGGAAAAACAAGGGGAAAGACGGAGCAGAGAACGAGGCAGCGGTTGCAACAGCTGCTGAGACCAATGGAGCAGATGCAGGAGCAGGTGCTGAAGCGATAGAAGCAGCTTTAGAAGCGGCTGCAGAGGCAGGAAAGCTAATAGACACAAGAGCCCCAATAGGTCAAGGAACAGAACACAATCAGCTTCATAACTTTGAATTGTCTGTATCCCTAACGGCGTTACAGAAGTACGGAGGACCTCAAGGAGTACAGAAAGCGTTCATGGCGAGGAAACAGTTGACTGAAGCAACTGTGGGATGCAGAGTTGCTGAGAATGATGGCAAGAGACATGGCCTTACTTTAACTGTTAGTGATTACAAGAGAAGGAGAGGTCTTCTCTga
- the LOC104714434 gene encoding lactosylceramide 4-alpha-galactosyltransferase-like, producing MEHSKRTEQVVLSQRLKRFIVSFVCCLPMSLLGLLLMLLLLYNSFSVFSFHIDTIPPVQSTLSPTQYQILHHHASTSLSESDSSLLLVVKENSLGFVPKQNDSSTRTERRTKRVKRRIDSTSAITQRLQVKPRQRFKTRVKSFLSKSSCESLFFMTWISSIESFGDRERFTIESLFKFHPNSCLILVSNSFDCDRGTLILKPFIDEGFKMLPIKPDFAYIFKDTSAEKWFERLKKGRLSPGVIPLEQNLSNLLRLVLLYKYGGIYLDTDVIILKPLTDLHNVIGAQAVDAVTRKWSRLNNAVLIFDKNHPLLKRFIDEFSRTFNGNKWGHNGPYLVSRVIARINTSPSLDLGFSVLPPSAFYPVDWTRIKGFYRAPTNETEADWLRKRLTHLRKNTFAVHLWNRESKKLRIEEGSIIHQLMSHSCIFCNSSSLHSS from the coding sequence atGGAACACAGCAAAAGAACAGAACAAGTTGTGTTATCGCAGAGATTAAAAAGATTCATCGTCTCCTTTGTTTGTTGTCTTCCCATGTCTCTTCTCGGTCTCCTTCTCATGCTTCTCTTACTCTACAACAGCTTCTCTGTCTTCTCTTTTCATATTGATACAATCCCACCTGTTCAATCAACTCTCTCACCAACTCAATACcagattcttcatcatcatgcATCAACATCATTATCTGAGTCAGACTCTTCATTGTTGCTTGTGGTGAAAGAAAACTCTTTAGGGTTCGTACCGAAACAGAATGATTCGTCGACGAGGACAGAGAGAAGGACGAAGAGAGTTAAGAGAAGAATCGATTCAACTTCTGCGATAACACAGCGTTTACAAGTCAAACCAAGACAGAGATTCAAGACGAGGGTCAAGTCTTTCTTGTCCAAATCTTCTTGCGAGTCACTCTTCTTCATGACCTGGATCTCCTCCATCGAGTCTTTCGGTGATCGAGAGCGATTCACCATAGAGAGCCTCTTCAAATTTCATCCAAACAGCTGTTTGATCTTGGTCTCAAACTCATTTGACTGTGACAGAGGAACCCTAATCTTGAAACCCTTTATAGATGAAGGGTTTAAAATGCTTCCAATTAAACCTGACTTTGCTTACATCTTCAAAGATACATCAGCAGAGAAATGGTTTGAAAGATTGAAGAAAGGAAGATTGAGTCCAGGAGTAATTCCATTAGAGCAAAACCTCTCCAACCTCCTAAGATTAGTCTTGCTCTACAAATACGGCGGAATCTACTTAGACACAGATGTTATAATCCTCAAACCTCTTACCGATCTCCACAACGTAATCGGAGCACAAGCAGTCGATGCAGTCACGAGAAAGTGGAGCAGACTCAACAACGCGGTACTCATCTTTGACAAAAACCATCCTTTGCTTAAGAGATTCATCGACGAGTTCTCAAGAACCTTCAACGGTAACAAATGGGGTCACAACGGTCCATACTTAGTCTCGAGAGTCATTGCAAGAATCAACACTTCTCCATCTTTAGATTTGGGATTCTCTGTTCTTCCACCATCTGCTTTTTATCCGGTGGATTGGACTAGAATCAAAGGATTCTACAGAGCGCCCACGAATGAGACCGAGGCTGATTGGTTGCGGAAGAGGCTTACGCATTTACGTAAAAATACCTTTGCTGTTCATCTTTGGAACAGAGAGAGTAAGAAACTTAGGATTGAAGAAGGAAGTATTATTCATCAACTCATGTCTCATTCTTGCATCTTTTgtaactcttcttctttacattcaagttaa
- the LOC104714435 gene encoding uncharacterized protein LOC104714435, whose amino-acid sequence MASVLLLLLVFVFDLLAFGLAVAAEQRRTTWQVSRESRDLSYCVYDKDIATSLGVGSFLILLGSQLLIMVASRCLCCGRALTPSRSRSWAVFLFITTWVFFFIAEVCLLAGSVRNAYHTKYRVYFGNTSPSCRSLRKGVFGAGAAFIVLTGIVSELYYVTLSRAKDFQPSRDPGIRMSSL is encoded by the exons ATGGCTTCCGTGTTGCTACTGCTTCTGGTGTTCGTGTTTGATCTCTTAGCTTTTGGTCTTGCTGTTGCTGCAGAGCAGCGTAGAACCACC TGGCAAGTTTCTAGAGAGTCAAGAGATTTAAGCTACTGTGTGTATGACAAGGATATAGCAACAAGTCTAGGAGTTGGTTCTTTCTTGATCTTATTGGGGAGTCAGCTCTTAATCATGGTGGCTAGCAGATGTTTATGCTGTGGAAGAGCCTTAACACCAAGTAGGTCTAGATCTTGGGCAGTGTTTCTCTTCATCACCACCTG ggttttcttcttcatagCAGAAGTGTGTTTACTTGCTGGCTCTGTAAGAAACGCTTACCATACAAAGTACCGTGTCTACTTTGGGAACACTTCTCCTTCTTGTCGATCACTTAGGAAAGGTGTGTTTGGGGCTGGAGCAGCATTTATAGTGCTCACGGGGATTGTCTCTGAGCTTTACTATGTGACTCTTTCGAGGGCCAAAGACTTTCAGCCTAGTAGAGATCCTGGTATCCGAATGAGTAGCCTGTAG
- the LOC109126557 gene encoding defensin-like protein 5 — MKVSPRLISAVLLLFMLLATGMISPVTVEARTCETSSQLFNGLCLSASNCANVCHTEGFSDGDCRGLRRRCMCNIPC, encoded by the exons ATGAAGGTCTCACCTCGTTTGATCTCAGCCGTTCTCCTTTTGTTTATGCTCCTTGCCACAG GGATGATCAGTCCAGTCACGGTGGAGGCACGGACGTGTGAAACGAGTAGCCAGTTGTTCAATGGACTGTGTCTGAGCGCAAGCAATTGCGCCAATGTTTGCCACACTGAAGGTTTTTCAGATGGTGACTGCCGTGGTCTCCGTCGTCGTTGTATGTGCAACATACCCTGCTGA
- the LOC104714438 gene encoding uncharacterized protein At4g04980-like isoform X2 — protein MTAGGCFGIQTTMLFGRKSSSKLQPVKGQASPKVSKNSKQDVKTSSSSPKPSSSSPISIRSSKSILSSSSLTSSRRVSSPIGMLKNVSNKEAKSPKASSSPKWTGNFILMVELRRKIFTFRDIIDLSTLDGSPSITDMVMHTMKDLQKLCPEIIHSSHISEIRRANVDKVLDHFFKALKSIGDSWIDNPEWIAKSKYWSSSVGKNQSDRLVEKVLAALDGLIKMSKERFDMMEIDEEEEKKEATSPRTAKSSSSRVLSPSDSFSDSKSSFDSRNSFCGSPITPRSVLPEPMMGSPGRVGDFANSASHLLWNMRVQALEKLSPIDVKRLAIHILSQKEAQEPNQSNEEAEISVVEEIKQKTDEIESIDVKMETEESVVLDEEKDIVMKIASLDSTSETKLNQSEESVVAPEPLPLLPPPPLSIIKTASLPSQPPPPPPPPPSPPRISDTAIPTPPPPPPAVMPLKGAAPPPPPPPPQPPRTAVAPPPPGTAAAPTPPPPPPMQNRAPPPPPMPMTNNGRCGPPPPPPPMPLANGAGPPPPPPPMAKSTGPAGPPPPPPRMGMTNGAAGPPPPPGAAGPPLPPGAARSLRPKKAATKLKRSTQLGNLYRILKGKVEGRDPAAKTGGGGGRKAGAGSAPAGGKQGMADALAEITKKSAYFLQIQDDIAKYMKSINELKIEITKFQTKDMTELLSFHSRVESVLENLTDESQVLARCEGFPQKKLEAMRMAAALYKKLHGMITELQNWKIEAPLNQLLDKVERYFTKIKGDIDTLDRTKDEEAKKFQSHNIHFDFNILIQIKETMVDISSSCMELALKEKREEKLVSPDAKPSLKKTVGSAKMLWRAFQFAFKVYTFAGGHDDRADSLTRELAHEIQTDPENP, from the exons ATGACAGCCGGAGGTTGTTTTGGTATCCAAACGACAATGTTGTTCGGTCGTAAATCATCAAGCAAGTTGCAG CCTGTAAAAGGGCAAGCATCGCCTAAAGTTAGCAAGAATAGCAAGCAGGATgttaaaacttcttcttcttcacctaaaccttcctcttcttcacccATATCGATTAGATCATCTAAGTCAATATTATCCTCAAGCAGCCTAACATCATCAAGACGTGTTTCTTCGCCTATAGGCATGCTCAAGAATGTTTCCAACAAAGAAGCTAAAAGCCCCAAGGCAAGCAGCTCACCTAAATGGACTGGTAACTTCATCCTTATGGTGGAGCTTCGCAGGAAGATTTTTACCTTTAGAGACATCATTGATCTTTCTACTCTTGACGGTTCACCTTCCATAACCGAT ATGGTGATGCATACAATGAAAGATCTCCAGAAACTTTGTCCTGAGATCATCCACAGCTCACATATCTCGGAAATTAGACGTGCAAATGTCGATAAG GTTCTTGACCATTTCTTCAAAGCTTTGAAATCCATTGGAGATTCCTGGATTGATAACCCTGAATGGATAGCTAAATCTAAGTATTGGAGTAGCAGCGTCGGAAAGAACCAGTCTGATCGACTAG TGGAAAAGGTGTTAGCTGCATTAGATGGACTGATCAAGATGTCGAAAGAAAGGTTTGATATGATggagattgatgaagaagaagagaagaaagaagccaCTAGTCCACGGACAGCTAAATCCTCGAGCAGTCGAGTTTTATCGCCATCTGATTCATTCTCCGATAGCAAATCATCTTTCGATAGTAGAAACTCGTTTTGTGGGTCACCAATCACGCCAAGATCAGTTCTACCAGAACCAATGATGGGTTCACCGGGAAGAGTTGGAGACTTTGCAAACTCTGCATCACATCTTCTGTGGAATATGAGAGTTCAAGCACTTGAGAAGCTTAGTCCTATTGATGTTAAGCGACTTGCTATACACATTTTGTCACAGAAAGAAGCTCAAGAACCAAACCAAAGCAATGAAGAAGCTGAGATTAGTGTTGTTGAAGAGATCAAGCAAAAAACAGATGAAATAGAGAGCATTGATGTGAAGATGGAGACAGAAGAATCTGTTGTtcttgatgaagaaaaagatattGTCATGAAGATAGCTTCACTGGATTCAACATCTGAAACCAAACTCAATCAATCAGAAGAATCTGTAGTTGCTCCGGAACCTTTGCCACTATTGCCTCCTCCTCCACTATCTATTATTAAAACTGCATCTTTACCTTCACAGCCACCACCTCCTCCCCCTCCCCCTCCGTCACCACCGCGTATTTCTGACACGGCAATACCAACGccacctcctccgccaccaGCAGTTATGCCTTTAAAAGGCGCTGCTCCACCCCCTCCCCCTCCACCGCCTCAACCTCCAAGAACTGCAGTAGCCCCACCGCCTCCAGGAACTGCAGCGGCACCAAcaccgcctcctcctccaccaatGCAGAACAGAgcaccaccgccaccaccaatGCCTATGACAAACAATGGAAGATGTGGACCACCGCCTCCTCCACCTCCTATGCCTCTAGCTAATGGAGCAGGACCCCCACCGCCACCACCTCCTATGGCTAAGTCAACTGGACCAGCAGGGCCGCCTCCGCCACCCCCTCGAATGGGTATGACGAACGGAGCAGCCGGTCCACCGCCCCCACCAGGAGCAGCAGGTCCACCGCTCCCTCCAGGAGCAGCAAGAAGCTTGCGTCCCAAGAAAGCAGCTACAAAACTGAAAAGGTCAACCCAATTAGGAAACCTTTACAGAATCCTTAAAGGGAAAGTAGAAGGGCGTGATCCTGCAGCGAAAACCGGTGGCGGAGGCGGGAGAAAAGCTGGAGCTGGAAGCGCTCCAGCTGGTGGAAAACAAGGAATGGCTGATGCACTTGCTGAGATCACAAAGAAATCTGCATATTTCCTGCAAATACAAGATGATATTGCAAAGTACATGAAGTCAATCAATGAGCTGAAGATTGAGATCACTAAGTTTCAGACTAAAGACATGACTGAGCTTCTTAGCTTCCACAGTCGCGTAGAATCAGTTCTTGAAAACCTAACTGATGAGTCACAG gttCTTGCACGATGTGAAGGGTTTCCTCAGAAGAAACTCGAAGCAATGAGAATGGCAGCTGCATTGTACAAGAAGCTGCATGGTATGATCACCGAGCTACAGAACTGGAAGATAGAAGCTCCTTTAAATCAGCTTCTAGATAAAGTTGAACGTTACTTCACAAAG aTCAAAGGAGACATTGACACTCTTGATCgaaccaaagatgaagaagccAAGAAGTTTCAGAGCCACAACATCCATTTCGACTTCAATATACTTATTCAGATCAAGGAGACGATGGTTGATATCTCATCAAGTTGTATGGAACTTGCATTGAAG gaaaagagagaagaaaagcttGTGTCGCCTGATGCGAAACCAAGCTTGAAGAAGACAGTAGGTAGTGCTAAAATGCTTTGGAGGGCATTTCAGTTTGCATTCAAAGTCTATACATTCGCTGGAGGACACGACGATCGCGCTGATTCCTTAACCAGAGAGTTGGCTCATGAGATCCAAACTGAtcctgagaacccatga
- the LOC104714438 gene encoding uncharacterized protein At4g04980-like isoform X1 has product MTAGGCFGIQTTMLFGRKSSSKLQQPVKGQASPKVSKNSKQDVKTSSSSPKPSSSSPISIRSSKSILSSSSLTSSRRVSSPIGMLKNVSNKEAKSPKASSSPKWTGNFILMVELRRKIFTFRDIIDLSTLDGSPSITDMVMHTMKDLQKLCPEIIHSSHISEIRRANVDKVLDHFFKALKSIGDSWIDNPEWIAKSKYWSSSVGKNQSDRLVEKVLAALDGLIKMSKERFDMMEIDEEEEKKEATSPRTAKSSSSRVLSPSDSFSDSKSSFDSRNSFCGSPITPRSVLPEPMMGSPGRVGDFANSASHLLWNMRVQALEKLSPIDVKRLAIHILSQKEAQEPNQSNEEAEISVVEEIKQKTDEIESIDVKMETEESVVLDEEKDIVMKIASLDSTSETKLNQSEESVVAPEPLPLLPPPPLSIIKTASLPSQPPPPPPPPPSPPRISDTAIPTPPPPPPAVMPLKGAAPPPPPPPPQPPRTAVAPPPPGTAAAPTPPPPPPMQNRAPPPPPMPMTNNGRCGPPPPPPPMPLANGAGPPPPPPPMAKSTGPAGPPPPPPRMGMTNGAAGPPPPPGAAGPPLPPGAARSLRPKKAATKLKRSTQLGNLYRILKGKVEGRDPAAKTGGGGGRKAGAGSAPAGGKQGMADALAEITKKSAYFLQIQDDIAKYMKSINELKIEITKFQTKDMTELLSFHSRVESVLENLTDESQVLARCEGFPQKKLEAMRMAAALYKKLHGMITELQNWKIEAPLNQLLDKVERYFTKIKGDIDTLDRTKDEEAKKFQSHNIHFDFNILIQIKETMVDISSSCMELALKEKREEKLVSPDAKPSLKKTVGSAKMLWRAFQFAFKVYTFAGGHDDRADSLTRELAHEIQTDPENP; this is encoded by the exons ATGACAGCCGGAGGTTGTTTTGGTATCCAAACGACAATGTTGTTCGGTCGTAAATCATCAAGCAAGTTGCAG caGCCTGTAAAAGGGCAAGCATCGCCTAAAGTTAGCAAGAATAGCAAGCAGGATgttaaaacttcttcttcttcacctaaaccttcctcttcttcacccATATCGATTAGATCATCTAAGTCAATATTATCCTCAAGCAGCCTAACATCATCAAGACGTGTTTCTTCGCCTATAGGCATGCTCAAGAATGTTTCCAACAAAGAAGCTAAAAGCCCCAAGGCAAGCAGCTCACCTAAATGGACTGGTAACTTCATCCTTATGGTGGAGCTTCGCAGGAAGATTTTTACCTTTAGAGACATCATTGATCTTTCTACTCTTGACGGTTCACCTTCCATAACCGAT ATGGTGATGCATACAATGAAAGATCTCCAGAAACTTTGTCCTGAGATCATCCACAGCTCACATATCTCGGAAATTAGACGTGCAAATGTCGATAAG GTTCTTGACCATTTCTTCAAAGCTTTGAAATCCATTGGAGATTCCTGGATTGATAACCCTGAATGGATAGCTAAATCTAAGTATTGGAGTAGCAGCGTCGGAAAGAACCAGTCTGATCGACTAG TGGAAAAGGTGTTAGCTGCATTAGATGGACTGATCAAGATGTCGAAAGAAAGGTTTGATATGATggagattgatgaagaagaagagaagaaagaagccaCTAGTCCACGGACAGCTAAATCCTCGAGCAGTCGAGTTTTATCGCCATCTGATTCATTCTCCGATAGCAAATCATCTTTCGATAGTAGAAACTCGTTTTGTGGGTCACCAATCACGCCAAGATCAGTTCTACCAGAACCAATGATGGGTTCACCGGGAAGAGTTGGAGACTTTGCAAACTCTGCATCACATCTTCTGTGGAATATGAGAGTTCAAGCACTTGAGAAGCTTAGTCCTATTGATGTTAAGCGACTTGCTATACACATTTTGTCACAGAAAGAAGCTCAAGAACCAAACCAAAGCAATGAAGAAGCTGAGATTAGTGTTGTTGAAGAGATCAAGCAAAAAACAGATGAAATAGAGAGCATTGATGTGAAGATGGAGACAGAAGAATCTGTTGTtcttgatgaagaaaaagatattGTCATGAAGATAGCTTCACTGGATTCAACATCTGAAACCAAACTCAATCAATCAGAAGAATCTGTAGTTGCTCCGGAACCTTTGCCACTATTGCCTCCTCCTCCACTATCTATTATTAAAACTGCATCTTTACCTTCACAGCCACCACCTCCTCCCCCTCCCCCTCCGTCACCACCGCGTATTTCTGACACGGCAATACCAACGccacctcctccgccaccaGCAGTTATGCCTTTAAAAGGCGCTGCTCCACCCCCTCCCCCTCCACCGCCTCAACCTCCAAGAACTGCAGTAGCCCCACCGCCTCCAGGAACTGCAGCGGCACCAAcaccgcctcctcctccaccaatGCAGAACAGAgcaccaccgccaccaccaatGCCTATGACAAACAATGGAAGATGTGGACCACCGCCTCCTCCACCTCCTATGCCTCTAGCTAATGGAGCAGGACCCCCACCGCCACCACCTCCTATGGCTAAGTCAACTGGACCAGCAGGGCCGCCTCCGCCACCCCCTCGAATGGGTATGACGAACGGAGCAGCCGGTCCACCGCCCCCACCAGGAGCAGCAGGTCCACCGCTCCCTCCAGGAGCAGCAAGAAGCTTGCGTCCCAAGAAAGCAGCTACAAAACTGAAAAGGTCAACCCAATTAGGAAACCTTTACAGAATCCTTAAAGGGAAAGTAGAAGGGCGTGATCCTGCAGCGAAAACCGGTGGCGGAGGCGGGAGAAAAGCTGGAGCTGGAAGCGCTCCAGCTGGTGGAAAACAAGGAATGGCTGATGCACTTGCTGAGATCACAAAGAAATCTGCATATTTCCTGCAAATACAAGATGATATTGCAAAGTACATGAAGTCAATCAATGAGCTGAAGATTGAGATCACTAAGTTTCAGACTAAAGACATGACTGAGCTTCTTAGCTTCCACAGTCGCGTAGAATCAGTTCTTGAAAACCTAACTGATGAGTCACAG gttCTTGCACGATGTGAAGGGTTTCCTCAGAAGAAACTCGAAGCAATGAGAATGGCAGCTGCATTGTACAAGAAGCTGCATGGTATGATCACCGAGCTACAGAACTGGAAGATAGAAGCTCCTTTAAATCAGCTTCTAGATAAAGTTGAACGTTACTTCACAAAG aTCAAAGGAGACATTGACACTCTTGATCgaaccaaagatgaagaagccAAGAAGTTTCAGAGCCACAACATCCATTTCGACTTCAATATACTTATTCAGATCAAGGAGACGATGGTTGATATCTCATCAAGTTGTATGGAACTTGCATTGAAG gaaaagagagaagaaaagcttGTGTCGCCTGATGCGAAACCAAGCTTGAAGAAGACAGTAGGTAGTGCTAAAATGCTTTGGAGGGCATTTCAGTTTGCATTCAAAGTCTATACATTCGCTGGAGGACACGACGATCGCGCTGATTCCTTAACCAGAGAGTTGGCTCATGAGATCCAAACTGAtcctgagaacccatga